In Phacochoerus africanus isolate WHEZ1 chromosome 2, ROS_Pafr_v1, whole genome shotgun sequence, one DNA window encodes the following:
- the SEH1L gene encoding LOW QUALITY PROTEIN: nucleoporin SEH1 (The sequence of the model RefSeq protein was modified relative to this genomic sequence to represent the inferred CDS: inserted 2 bases in 1 codon; deleted 1 base in 1 codon; substituted 2 bases at 2 genomic stop codons), which translates to MFVARSIDADHKDFTHDVNLNFRRWQMATCSSDQSVKVWDKTESGDCHCVASWKTHSGSVWCVTWAHPEFGQVLASCSFDRTAAVWEEIIGESNDKLXGYNHWVKRTLLVDSRISVTHVKFASKHMGLMLATCSADSIVRIYEVPDVMNLNXWSLQHEVSCKLSCSCISWNPSSSHAHPAMIAVGSDNSSCNAMAKVHIFEYNENTRKYAKAKTLMTVTDPVHDIAFAPNLGRSFYILGIAIKDVRIFTLKPVRKELTSSSGPTKFEIQEVVQFDNHNSQVWQVSWNITGTVLSSQXRHGCVQLWKANYMDNWKCTGILKGNGSPVSGSSQQGNTNPSLGSNIPNLQRSLNESSADRKHS; encoded by the exons ATGTTTGTGGCACGCAGCATCGATGCGGACCACAAGGATTTCACCCACGATGTGAATTTAAACTTTCGCAGGTGGCAGATGGCCACCTGCTCCAGCGACCAGAGTGTCAAGGTCTGGGACAAAACTGAAAGTGGGGATTGCCATTGCGTTGCTAGCTGGAAGACACATAGTGGATCGGTATGGTGTGTGACATGGGCCCATCCTGAATTTGGCCAGGTTTTGGCTTCCTGTTCTTTTGACCGAACAGCTGCTGTATGGGAAGAAATAATAGGAGAATCAAATGATAAACTGTGAGGATACAACCACTGGGTAAAGAGGACATTGCTAGTGGACAGTAGGATATCTGTTACCCATGTGAAGTTTGCATCTAAGCATATGGGTCTTATGTTAGCCACTTGCTCTGCAGACAGTATAGTAAGAATATATGAGGTGCCAGATGTCATGAACCTCAACTAGTGGTCTCTGCAGCATGAGGTTTCCTGCAAGCTAAGCTGCAGTTGCATTTCTTGGAATCCTTCAAGCTCTCACGCTCAC CCTGCCATGATCGCAGTGGGCAGCGACAACAGTAGTTGTAATGCAATGGCCAAGGTGCACATTTTCGAATATAATGAGAACACCAGGAAATATGCCAAAGCCAAAACCCTCATGACAGTCACAGATCCTGTCCATGACATTGCTTTTGCTCCAAACTTGGGGAGGTCTTTCTACATCCTAGGCATAGCAATCAAAGATGTGAGAATTTTTACACTAAAGCCTGTGAGAAAAGAACTTACTTCCTCCAGTGGGCCAACCAAATTTGAAATCCAGGAGGTGGTTCAGTTTGATAATCATAATTCCCAGGTCTGGCAAGTGAGCTGGAATATAACAGGGACAGTGCTGTCGTCTCA GAGACATGGCTGTGTACAACTGTGGAAAGCTAACTATATGGACAACTGGAAGTGCACTGGGATTCTGAAAGGTAACGGGAGCCCTGTCAGTGGGAGTTCTCAGCAGGGAAATACAAATCCTTCCCTAGGTTCAAATATCCCAAATCTGCAGCGTTCACTAAATGAATCTTCTGCCGACAGAAAGCACAGCTGA